A window of the Cicer arietinum cultivar CDC Frontier isolate Library 1 chromosome 6, Cicar.CDCFrontier_v2.0, whole genome shotgun sequence genome harbors these coding sequences:
- the LOC101504614 gene encoding protein PTST, chloroplastic, whose translation MMEISIAKCHLEAQGIFFTNILRTIGREISQKLPCNVASLNSRRDFNRLASSYQTFTAVYPRRPFLCSTRSMQTRLEESASLQFGDNPNADMDASTDEDETLSQALNNEQIIALLADTERAKLTKKLSEANQQNRFLKRQLYIKEDALVKFKSELAVLELEVQALVRLAEEIPKCGIPEGSRKINGKYIQTHLVARLQAVHEQLKEQIKGVDAVQSKEVSVFWIGMAESVQVMGSFDGWSQGEHLSPEYTGSYTRFSTTLMLRPGRYEIKFLVDGEWHLSQELPVTGEGLTKNNLLIVE comes from the exons ATGATGGAAATAAGTATTGCAAA gTGTCATCTAGAAGCACAAGGGATATTCTTTACCAACATTTTGAGAACAATAGGAAGGGAAATTTCTCAGAAACTTCCATGTAATGTGGCGTCCTTGAATTCAAGACGGGACTTTAACAGACTAGCCTCTTCATATCAAACTTTTACTGCAGTGTATCCAAGAAGGCCATTTCTCTGTAGTACACGTTCTATGCAAACTAGGTTAGAGGAATCTGCATCATTACAATTCGGAGATAATCCTAACGCTGATATGGATGCATCTACAGACGAAGATGAGACATTGTCACAAGCACTTAACAATGAACag ATAATAGCACTGCTTGCTGATACTGAAAGAGCAAAACTCACTAAGAAGCTTAGTGAAGCCAACCAACAAAATCGGTTCCTTAAAAGacag TTGTATATAAAGGAGGATGCATTGgtaaaatttaaaagtgaaCTTGCTGTCTTAGAGCTTGAAGTTCAG GCTTTGGTCAGATTAGCAGAAGAAATACCTAAATGTGGTATCCCAGAAGGTTCAAGGAAGATCAATGGAAAATACATTCAAACCCACCTTGTTGCTAGATTACAAG CGGTACACGAACAATTGAAGGAGCAAATAAAGGGTGTTGACGCGGTACAATCGAAAGAGGTTTCTGTGTTTTGGATCGGCATGGCTGAG AGTGTGCAAGTTATGGGAAGCTTTGATGGTTGGAGCCAAGGAGAGCACCTTTCACCAGAGTATACAGGTTCCTACACAAGGTTCTCAACAACATTGATGCTAAGGCCTGGAAG GTATGAAATCAAATTCTTAGTAGATGGTGAATGGCATCTATCACAAGAGTTACCAGTTACTGGTGAAGGGTTAacgaaaaataatttgttaattgtTGAGTGA